The segment TTAAATTTCATTAATCTAATCATATAGgattatatatatctatatataatcCTATATGATTAGATTAATGAATATCAAAATATTCATATCAAATGATCAAATTTTGCTCACAAGCTGTCCTAACACTGTTCATACGAGCTTGAAATACAAAAGTTCAAAGGCTAGTAGAACACTTCCAATTTCATaccaaaaaatgcaataaaaaaagaaaataatactccccaaaaattacaattacatCAAATTACAAAAGCAAAACACATTGAGAATTCCCCTTTTGTGAAGGAAACAGATTATACAGCCGTTAAACGCTGGGGATCTGTCACTTTTATTACCTCACCTGAAATGTAGGTAAGACTAAGATTTGGTGGCTGCAGTGAGAAGACAAGTGAAAAAGTGTGACCAAGATTTCCAATTTCCAGTTCATGCATCTGAGTGATACGGTTActctccggtgtgaatcctctcatgtcttTTTAGATTTGATGAATGGTTGAATCTCCtctcacagtgtgaacacttataaggtttcactCCAGTGTGGATCCAAATGTGTCTTTTCCGTTCTGCTGACTGACTGAATCTTTCATCGCACTGTGAACATTtatatggtttctctccagtgtggatcctctcatgttttTTTAGATTTGATGAATGGCTGAATCTcatgtcgcagtgtgaacacttgtaatgTTTCTCTACgatgtggatcctctcatgtgttttcaggttCCGTGCCTTActgaatctcttgttgcagtgtgaacacacatAAGGTTTCACTCCAATATGGATCATCTGATGTGTTTTCAGGTCTCTCAACCTACTGAATcttttgtcacagtgtgaacacttaaacGTTTTTTCTCTAGTGTGGATCGTCTCGTGTTTTTTTACATGTGCTgcctgactgaatctcttgtcacagtgtgaacacttataaggtttcagTCCGGTGTGGATCCAAATGTGTCTTTTCAGTTCTGCTGACTGATTGAATcttttgtcacagtgtgaacacgtaaatggtttctctccagtgtggatcctctcgtgtCTTTTTAGGTCTCCTGAATCTataaatctcttgtcacagtgtgaacatgtaaatggtttctctccagtgtggatcatctcatgggTTTTCAGATGTGCTgtctgactgaatctcttgttgcagtgtgaacacacgtaaggtttttctccagtgtgggtcTTCTCATGTCTTTTTAGGTCTCCTGCATccctaaatctcttgttgcagtgtgaacacagatAAGGTTGTTCTCCGGTTTGGATCCTCTCATGCAGTTTTGTACAGGTTTCTGAAGTAAacgtcttttcacactcaaagcacatgtacttTCTCACACCATTATCTGTTTTCTGATGCACTTTTGCATTTTGTAGATGGCTAGTAAAATTGTTACCACACAAATAGCATGAATGTGGCTTCTCATTTGAATGAACTTTCAAGTGTCTCTTCAGAAATGAATCCCTTAAAAACGTTTTACCGCATTGATCGCATACATACTGCTTAGCTCTCGTGTGGATGGTCATGTGTCTCCTTAGGTGTCCTGCTTGAGTGAATCTCTTCtcacattgatcacaagtgaacggtttctctccagtatgaattatcatgtgacgctgaaggccTATTTTGCgtgtgaaactgtttccacactgagtgcaggtgaaccGTTTATTagctcttcttttctttaaaacattctgtttgtttttcgagcaactcaaaggtttttctccagttttgACATGTTGTTTCTCCTCAACTtcacttgattcttcattctcTTTTTCTTCAATCAAtgctgaaataaaagtaaaaatagtgAAACATGGACATTTTTTATGTAAAGTAACAGGTGCAGGGCTACACACTAACATTTAAGAGCAGCGTCACTAAGTTCTACAGATGTTAGCACCAGAAGCAGATTTGGTAGCACAGGGGACTGCAGTTACTGTTTGTTTCTTGGTAAAACAGTCAACAGTAAAGCACTGAGCTTAAGTTAAGAATCATGCAAAAACTATTGCACTTCTATTAACATCAGTTACATGCAAAATCTAATTTTTATGTAGAAAATTAATATCTTCTACTCATACTAAATGTACTTTTATTCTTTTATAGCATGACACGGAACTGATCGACAACTTAAGTGATCATAATAAATGTGTAATTCAGATTCAGAAAATTCTAACTACATACTTCGAAAAAGTGTAAAACTgactaaattagatttttttgattTTGATATTCCATTTAATCATATAATCATTTTTATGAATCATTATAGTCATGTATATACCAATTTTATTGATTCATAAATGGATTAGTCATTTATGTTCTAAATATAATGTCTGTTATTTGTTGCATTTACAGGACTTCAACCAGTAGATGTCCTCAACACGCTTCTAAACAGTGAATCTAGCGTAAACTGTCTGTAATGTTGTCAATGCAGCTGAATAAAAACAATacgtactctttttttttttactgcaactTCAAAGGAGGCAAGACGTTGTCCAAACTAGGTCtgaattcctgaggtaattttatGTTACTCTGTTTGCTGTGTCGCCTGCTATTTCAACTGCACAAGCCCTTTAAAATTGAATAAAGTCGCATTAGCTGTCAGTGTTTTATTATCGTTCAtcagctttgaaaaaaaaaatgttctgaaaGTGATCCCAACGATATCATTTCCCTGTATTGTTTTCATGGTGTGAACGGGCCCTAAGAGATAAGGGAatggaaaaaatacatttataaaatataaatataaagtgtGAAATACTTGAGCCGTTGGTTATAGCTGTGTCTGGGTTTCTGCATCAGCACTGTTTGGTCAGTTCATAACAGAATTCTGTGAGGAATTTAAATGCTTTGCACCAAAAACATTAAAGATGAATGATGTGTAAACACCAACCTCCTtcttcctcctgttttattctcaagggTTCCGGTTCTtcgtgttttattctccaggtttctggttcctcttgttttattctcaaggtttctggttcctcttgttttattctcaaggtttctggttcctcttgttttattctccagggttctggttcactcctgttctcctcactctcctctttaacaaacaccatcttcacagagcagatctcagttcagctgtCACGACTGTGAGGATGGGAATGTATTTattgacctgattaagatattttattttctatttacagAAATAACATTTCTAACAGTTTGCATTAGTACAGCATCACGATAAAACAACAGAGAGCTCCGTGAAACTGATGTTCTTCCTCTGCTGTTTAATGTTTGGCAAACAAAgtatgtgttttagcgccacccgCTGGATTGGAGCCTGAAACGTTGAGAGGAGGGTAAAAGTTTCACTTTGTGGCCCTAATATGAATTAAATGTAAGGTCCACACATGGGTCATAACTGAGTGCCAGCCATTTAATTATTTCCTGACCAGCCCTTAAGTGGACCAGAACAGGTTTTTATTATGAGCCTTTAATCAGAAACACCAAAACTGAGCCATACCCCAGTCTAATCTTGCCCATGTGTATAAATATGCCACCAAATTCTGAAAATTACTTTATTTAACAGTCATACATAACACACAACAGTTTTTTGTAGAAATATCCGAGCACAGTGTGTGTTGCTGTTGAGATCTTGTTTAAAACACCAGAGTATTTGGTTTAGGACATGGGTGCCCAAcgctgttcctggagatctaccatcctacaaagttcagctccaaccctcatCAAACCtgctgaaccagctaattaatctcttggGTAGCACTTGATTACAGACAGCTGAGTTGGAGCAGGGCTGAAACTAAAGTCTAAACAGggttcagtgttgccagatcgggttgacgatttccagcccaaaagctcatgAAAAACcagcccacttcaacaaaaaccagcccaaatttgcCAAAacaatgagaattttattgccatgtcaaggttgataaggaccatttttatctctttaaaaaaagaatgatgacaaaataaaataaagataaataaattccacaggaatatggatcaaaacagtccaaaaatatgcgtaaaatgtcttcttttcaaagtggaaattaaccgatgactttaaccctggggaaaacacatgcatcattttcaatgtccacagtaaaaatatgctaatttctgtgcaaaaagtgcacaataaagtgatgagaaacaaatgtaatgtagctgacatttacgttcatgcacacacccacgttttcttatttcagttacaattatatttagaagtcttctattcatctctcaccacgTGTAATCCACTTAAGACTTTTTTATCatgtaacttatatttaggccactttgcctTGCAGTtacttaaaatgtataaatgaataagctgcgtattcaaaatcttgcccgttatagGGTCAGAaccccgtcactcacaagtcatcacatctcactaacgttaAAGACGTAagttgattgacaggtctctgttaaactaaaccagtaagggttgctttaagcaaaaatgagttgatgactgcactacacattatattactgtgatactttgagctcgaaggtattaaaataacaatgactaatgataaaagcgaagaaaaaagcagctcgaccggtcgccgccatcttaaatgtagtcacgataagtcgagtgttttttcagtggctgttggtcagagcagaggtgttatcggtgaactatcaccttttagtgatagtatagtatcacttaaaggtgatagtgatataaataatcaggtcccagatgagttcgtcactttttgaggtccccctgaaacatttgcATTGTAGACCGAGCTGTATGCAgtgcgtttgttagtttgcagtgccttcgtgtgttcgcagcgcgtttctgagtttggttgtgttgtgagaatttgcagcgcgtttgtgtttgcgttgcgaggatttgcagcgcctgtgttgtcaaactgatgaagatgttttcttaatttgttgtcgtttttttctgtttgcatgtgttttcttgtttgcagcgcgttgacctctgtcggccaccgtagatACTCCTTCAGATATTATAGCTTGCATCAAAACTTAGTCACGACTGGATGAGGTATATTACAGGTATTTACTAACTTGATTGAAAAACTGTACGTTTCTGTATTTCTATAACAGAGAGCCCGGTTAAACTAATCATCTTCCTCTGGGGTTTAGTCCTGTTTGGCAAACAAACgcatgtgttttagcgccacccgCTGGCCTGGAGTGTGAAGCATTGACAAAATTATTTAGTGCGTTTGTaaacccaggtgaaaaaaaagtgcactaaaatacaatttaagtacactatttagtgcacttccctaatgtatttaaagtgatatttttttcacgcactaattttgtacttaatatactaaaagttttATTTGACTACTCCTTaagatttattacatttattatatattattcatatatatttaattaattaatttgtgtattgttatgaataaaaatatgtgggcaatacattataaatacgttttgtatatatttattatatattattcataagtgcattttaaaaatattttttttcacttgGGAATGTAAGTGTAGTACTTATTAGTATATTTATATTAAGTCTACTTAAGTAGCACATTTGGgaaaatttaattttaactattacattactaatatattttaaataaaatcaatttaattctGATTTATCTGACTACACTTACAATatatttaagtgttagtgctaattagtatatttatattaaaggggctatatgcaactttttccccaaaataaacgtaacaatagcctttttatctgaccatttatgactcaaacatctcctgatgagcatactgacaccttgtcagctcacagtttgtgtcacggattggtcaggttctacACCCACAATCACGCCCAGATCACCATCACCTGAATATTGATTCACGCACACCTGCACTCATCAATCATCAACCTGCAATCATCCACCTCACTATAAAGTCACTCTCCACACAAcgctcagtgtccgggctcgttcttggcgaagcggactgctagtgtctctctacgagtgTCACTATCTGAAAAACTTACCTGATtatacttacctgaactctgtcctGTTGTTCCAGTCCTCCTATTTCCAGTCGTCAGCGGTGTGTGGCTGTAAGCTGACTTCCATGTCAGCGGTAGATTCGTGGATCCACAGACTCTTCAATATTCCTCCGTCTATCGTTCTTGGAGTCTTCCCATCTTGCCATCTGCAAAGAAAAGGATCAGTTAAAATCTACACTCCTCAACCCGGTTCTAAACCATCCTATTCAGTTATACTCACCATCACAGAATCTCTTCTCATCTCCGGCACTGCTGCATATAAATAAACGTTACCTGTATTaacacttaccttgttgtcccgtctgcttcataacagtttgtgcacctataagcctgtatcttatttttcctattttctgtcgggtcggatttttcgtgCACTGTCTgtggatgtgacgtcaagcgcgttcatgttaaacatTTCAGAGcaagcagaaaggaagagcaattccgttttttggccacaggtgtcagtcccgagtttaaatttcagaaagcccctttaaaggaacactccactttttttggaaataggctcattctccaactccccccgagttaataagttgatttttactgttttgaaattcattcagccgttctcctgttctggcgatatcacttttagcatagcttagcataaatcattgaatcctattagaccagtagcatcacgttcaaaaatgaccaatgagtttcgatattt is part of the Garra rufa chromosome 1, GarRuf1.0, whole genome shotgun sequence genome and harbors:
- the LOC141330303 gene encoding uncharacterized protein yields the protein MVFVKEESEENRSEPEPWRIKQEEPETLRIKQEEPETLRIKQEEPETWRIKHEEPEPLRIKQEEEGALIEEKENEESSEVEEKQHVKTGEKPLSCSKNKQNVLKKRRANKRFTCTQCGNSFTRKIGLQRHMIIHTGEKPFTCDQCEKRFTQAGHLRRHMTIHTRAKQYVCDQCGKTFLRDSFLKRHLKVHSNEKPHSCYLCGNNFTSHLQNAKVHQKTDNGVRKYMCFECEKTFTSETCTKLHERIQTGEQPYLCSHCNKRFRDAGDLKRHEKTHTGEKPYVCSHCNKRFSQTAHLKTHEMIHTGEKPFTCSHCDKRFIDSGDLKRHERIHTGEKPFTCSHCDKRFNQSAELKRHIWIHTGLKPYKCSHCDKRFSQAAHVKKHETIHTREKTFKCSHCDKRFSRLRDLKTHQMIHIGVKPYVCSHCNKRFSKARNLKTHERIHIVEKHYKCSHCDMRFSHSSNLKKHERIHTGEKPYKCSQCDERFSQSAERKRHIWIHTGVKPYKCSHCERRFNHSSNLKRHERIHTGE